One Desulfomicrobium apsheronum genomic window carries:
- a CDS encoding gamma-glutamyl-gamma-aminobutyrate hydrolase family protein codes for MAGPMIAITGPRRGAVGPRTLAALAIRLYGGRPLQLRPGDEERRHEYHGVVVTGGHDIEPVLYAAEPEVEPNYDTARDALETAVIRDALRRGLPLLGICRGAQLLNVCRGGSLFQDLRFLRHKTSHRRTLLPLKTLCVPQDPTIAQSVVARLLGRGCSRINSLHNQGIDRVGTGLLVTGRDLDGIVQAVEDPSQCFLVGVQWHPEFLLYLGSQRGLFRELVKSARTLCKDTTNEGDHPRTERAP; via the coding sequence ATGGCTGGGCCGATGATCGCCATCACGGGTCCACGGCGCGGCGCCGTTGGTCCCCGAACCCTGGCGGCCCTGGCGATTCGTCTGTACGGCGGACGCCCGCTTCAATTGCGTCCGGGGGACGAAGAACGCCGCCACGAGTATCATGGCGTGGTGGTCACCGGCGGTCATGACATCGAGCCGGTGCTCTATGCCGCCGAACCGGAGGTCGAGCCCAACTACGACACCGCACGCGACGCGCTGGAAACCGCAGTGATCCGTGACGCGCTGAGGCGCGGGCTTCCCCTGCTCGGCATTTGTCGCGGAGCGCAATTGCTCAACGTCTGCCGGGGCGGATCGCTGTTTCAGGACCTGCGCTTCCTGCGCCACAAAACCTCCCACCGCCGGACCCTGTTGCCGCTCAAGACCCTGTGCGTCCCACAGGATCCGACCATCGCGCAAAGCGTGGTGGCCAGACTGCTCGGACGTGGATGTTCGCGCATCAACAGCCTGCACAACCAGGGCATCGACCGCGTGGGCACGGGCCTTCTGGTGACCGGTCGCGACCTCGACGGAATCGTGCAGGCCGTGGAAGATCCGTCCCAATGCTTTCTGGTCGGCGTGCAATGGCATCCCGAATTCCTGCTCTATCTGGGCAGCCAGCGCGGCCTGTTCCGGGAACTGGTCAAAAGCGCGCGCACCCTCTGCAAAGACACGACAAACGAAGGGGATCATCCTCGCACGGAACGTGCGCCGTAA
- a CDS encoding amidoligase family protein: MHDEKHKLKQPPWLKNAEGQMRRVGVELEISGLELDALAGCVAEFLGLRMEATGRYERLLTGDAAGDWVVELDFDLLKKLGREPHMAGAPVVDFGRTAEDVLAWAAELLVPLEIISPPLPLTRLHEVEALIVRLRAAGAKGTSDSIVNAFGMQFNPELPSFEPELITASLKAFLCLYDWLFERADIDLSRRVTSYVNPFPAGYVEKVIAADYLPGLATLIDDYLAYNPTRNRALDMLPLFMFLDEKRVRAKADDVLIKARPTFHYRLPDCDIHKPEWGLYVAWNDWVEVERLAADNQRLEACCAAYLEYLDDPLQRLFGDWPATVEREWLGR; the protein is encoded by the coding sequence ATGCATGACGAAAAGCACAAACTCAAACAGCCGCCATGGCTGAAAAACGCCGAGGGACAGATGCGCCGGGTCGGGGTCGAGCTGGAGATCAGCGGACTCGAACTTGATGCGCTGGCCGGATGCGTGGCGGAATTCCTTGGGCTGCGGATGGAAGCCACGGGGCGTTACGAGCGCCTTCTGACGGGTGATGCGGCCGGTGACTGGGTGGTCGAACTCGATTTCGACCTGCTCAAAAAACTCGGCCGCGAGCCCCACATGGCAGGCGCTCCAGTTGTGGATTTCGGCCGCACCGCCGAGGACGTCCTGGCGTGGGCAGCCGAATTGCTCGTGCCGCTTGAAATCATCAGCCCGCCGCTCCCCCTGACCAGGCTGCACGAGGTCGAAGCGCTCATCGTGCGTTTGCGTGCAGCGGGCGCCAAGGGCACATCCGACAGCATCGTCAACGCTTTTGGCATGCAGTTCAATCCCGAACTGCCCAGCTTTGAACCCGAACTGATAACGGCAAGCCTCAAGGCCTTTCTGTGCCTTTACGACTGGTTGTTCGAGCGCGCCGACATCGACCTCTCGCGCCGTGTAACCAGCTACGTCAACCCGTTCCCCGCAGGATATGTCGAAAAGGTCATCGCGGCAGACTACCTGCCCGGCCTTGCGACCCTGATCGACGACTATCTCGCCTACAACCCGACTCGAAACCGCGCCCTCGACATGCTGCCGCTGTTCATGTTTCTCGACGAAAAACGCGTCCGCGCCAAGGCCGACGACGTGCTGATCAAGGCCCGCCCCACCTTTCATTACCGGTTGCCGGATTGCGACATCCACAAGCCCGAATGGGGGCTTTATGTCGCCTGGAACGACTGGGTGGAGGTCGAGCGCCTGGCCGCCGATAACCAGCGCCTTGAAGCCTGCTGCGCCGCCTATCTCGAATATCTCGATGACCCGCTCCAGCGCCTCTTCGGCGACTGGCCCGCGACCGTGGAAAGAGAATGGCTGGGCCGATGA